Genomic DNA from Triticum dicoccoides isolate Atlit2015 ecotype Zavitan chromosome 4B, WEW_v2.0, whole genome shotgun sequence:
AGAGCTCCTTCACCAAGGAGCTGCGCGCCGGCGCCGCCACCTTCCTCACCATGGCCTACATCATTTCCGTCAACGCCGCCATCCTCACCGACTCCGGCGGGCCGTGCACCGTGCTCGACTGCACCCCGGTGGGCAACTCCACGGCCGTTCCTGGGCCGGAGTGCACGCTGGGCACGTCCAACCCGGGATACGAGCAGTGCCTGGCGCGCACTAAGAGCGACCTGATCGTCGCGACGGCTGTGGCTGCCATGGTCGGCTCCTTTGCCATGGGCACTCTCGCCAACCTCCCGCTCGCGCTGGCCCCCGGGATGGGCGCCAACGCCTACTTCACCTACAACATGGTGGGCTTCCACGGCTCGGGCTCCATCCCCTACCGCACGGCGCTCGCCGGCGTCATGATGGAgggcatcatcttcttcctcctgtCCGCCGTCGGGCTCCGGTCCAGGCTGGCGCGGATGATCCCGCGAAATATCCGCCTCGCCTCCGCCGTCGGGATCGGCTTGTTCCTGGCCTTCACCGGTCTCCAGGCGAACCAGGGCCTTGGCATGGTGGGCGCGAGCCCGTCCACGCTGGTCACACTCACCGCGTGCTCCCAAACCGACCCCGTCACCGGCGCCTGCCTCGGCGGCACCTTGCACAGCCCCACGTTCTGGCTGGGCGTGGCCGGCTTCCTCATCACCGCCACATGCCTCGCCAGGGACGTCAAGGGCGCCATGATATACGGCATAGTGTTCGTCACGGCCGTGTCTTGGATCAGAGGCACCAGCGTCACGGTGTTCCCGGACACGGCCGCCGGCAATGCCGGTTTCTCCTACTTCAAGAAGGTGGTGGACTTCCACATGATCAAGACCACGGCCGGGCAGCTCAGCTTCGGCGGCTTCCGCCACGGCAGCGTCTGGGTGGCCATGCTCACGCTGCTCTACGTCGACGTCCTCGACACCACCAGCACAATGTACTCCATGGCCGAGTACGGGGGGTTCACCGACGGGGCCGGCGGGTTCGAGGGCGAGTACCGGGCCTTCCTCGTCGACGCCGGCTCCACGGTCCTCAGCGCCGGGCTCGGCAGCACCACGGTGACCACATACATCGAGTCGACGGCTGGGATCAGGGAGGGCGGCAGGACGGGGGTGACCGCGGTCACCGTCTCGGCCTTCTTCCTGGCGTCGCTCTTCTTCTCGCCGCTGCTGATGAGCGTGCCGCCGTGGGCCGTCGGGCCGTCGCTGGTGCTGGTGGGCGCCATGATGATGCGCGTGGCCAAGGAGATCGAGTGGGGCGACATGAAGGAGGCCATCCCGGCGTTCGTCACCATGGCGCTCATGCCGCTCACCTTCTCCATCGCCAACGGCATCATCGCCGGCCTGGCCGTCTACGTCGCGCTGCACTGGTACGACTGGGCCGGCCTCGCGTGCGGCAAGGTGGGGAAGGCGCTCGACGACCGGCGCCGCAACCAGGTCGCCGCTGCCACGCCGGAGGTcggccccgcccccgcccccgcgcaGGACGTCGTGTGACCGTGTCCGTGTGAGGAGGATAAACAAACTTTGTTGTTTCCTCCTCGTGTCTCTTCTCTAGCTGCTAGTTGATGATGGTTAGTTTGGACACAGAGCATCATCGTGACATATGGGATTAGGACTACTGGTCGTAGGAACTGTGGTAGTAGTGGCTCTAATCTATCTGTGCTTGGAAAAGGCAGCTCGTTTCAGATTCTTGATGTGCAAGGAAAGGACCGGCGATGTTTTGTGTACTTTGACGGCCATGATGGCAATGCTCACATTGATTTCGTAACTAGCACGTTTATTTTCTGATTTCTGATGGATTTGAGTAAATTGTACTGGCAGGTTTTGCTTGCATAGAGGTCAAAGCTATCATTACTTGTAGGACGTATGATGGCCTCCAAAAGAACTTTGAGATTGGTATGCGATGAACTCAATCGGCAGTCAACAGTAGTATCGGATGCAACTTGTGAGCAGCACGTCATGATCTCTTATGAGGTTATTTTCTGCTCAAGTCAAGCGTGAAAGTATAAAAGGAAGGATTTCAGTGCTTGCGTCGCGTGGAGCTGCAAAACTTGCCGTGTACCCAACTCCTGGCTGCTGCGTCATGGGCACGTACGCTGTATGTAGTTACTGTCAGCGTGTTCGATTGCTCGCTGGAAAACGAACGGAGTGGGAACGAAGGAGCTCAGCTCAGCTCAGTTCAGGAGATAAGCCACAGGTGCGTATCATGACAGGGATGAAGAGGATATTTTGCGTGTGGATTGGGGTGTGTCTGAATGCTGACGATGGCTGCTACTTTCCCTCAAATTGATTGATTCCCTGCCACGTAATCCTTTTTCCTCCGGTAAAATCATCCGCATCTGGACGTGGTTCCAAAGCTGGATGGGGCCTATTGCCGGAAATGTGCGGTCTGGGCCTCGGGAGTCAATGATTCCGAGAATATAGCTTCGACTTGTCCTCTCTCGTATTATCGGATCCTCAAGGTTCAACAAAATCTGAAACTGTTCATGCGCCTGAATCCTCTGTTAAGTTAAGTTGTATGAGAAATTTTGAGGTACTATTGTTATGGGGTGTTAAGTCTGAATTATGGCATAATCAACTCTTTCTTCAGAAGCTCACGACTGCCTCCACAATCAAAAAATCTCGACCCATTTCACTCTTGATTGTGGTTTGTAAACTTTTCCCTAAACTAATCACTTAAAAGTTCACTCCTTGAACGAAAGGATTTACTGAAAGGGAAAGAAAATCTACTTTTCACGCAACGTATCTAAATTTCTGAAGATGCAATAACAACACAGCCACGTTTTGCCACGAGGAATCTATAAGCCATGCTATGGTGAATGCAAAATGGAACGAAAATACTATGGTGACAATAGCTCCCACGGCCCAAGCAAGCAAGCGAGGCTGGGAAACAACATCCCAAGCCCATTGgcctaaatagtactccctccgtccggaaatacttgtcaaaaaaataaataaaaatggatgtatctagaactaaaatacatctagatacatccatttcttcgacaagtatttacaGACGGAGGAAGTAGGTAGTAGTAGGGCAGCCAGGCAGCCAACCGCGTACAAGGCGCCATACCTAAAAATTGGCACAGACCCAAGGAAGCTGCCTAATTCTTGCCTAAATCGGTGGATTCTGACATAGACGGATGAATTTTAAGATTTGACAAGTTTTATCATTTTTACCTAAATCTAGGCCGTTTTTAGGCTTTTTCCTGGAATGCCTGCCTCGTACGACTGTATTCTGGGCGAGTGCCTCAAACAACCAGTGGGCTTGATTGGGCCATGACTTTTTTTTACCTACAAAGCCTCGCCGCACCTCAATCGGTTGCGCTTGAAAAGAGAGACAACATcacgcatgggccatctatcttagAAAAACAAGTTTTAATGGTACGAgatctatgaaactacatttttttttaTGAATGCATTTAAATCAAGTCTAGTCACAAGATCTATGAAACTGATTTTTATCATGAATGCATTTAAATCAAGTCTAGCCACAAGATCTATGAAACTAATTTTTATTATGAATACATTTGAACCAATTCTTGATGAAGATCTGTTAATCGCTGCAAACAAAATCATGCTGATTTACATGGTCTGGCATAACTAAACTTGTACTTCCTTTTTCTGTCCTATATTGTGTATTCCCTTCATTTGGaattacttgtcgaagaaatggatgCATCTACACGTATTTTTGTTCAATATACATCAATTCTTATCCATTTCTGCGAGAAGTAATTCCAGAGAGAGGAAGTATATGTAATCTTGAATCGTCCAGCAATGTTTTGGGCATGTTAGGTCTCAAAAAGAGTACATTGGGGCCACAAAAGTTTCTATCTGGC
This window encodes:
- the LOC119295091 gene encoding adenine/guanine permease AZG2-like, translating into MKGAAPWRRLAEAEAAVNRSVAASSVGKYFKLEARKSSFTKELRAGAATFLTMAYIISVNAAILTDSGGPCTVLDCTPVGNSTAVPGPECTLGTSNPGYEQCLARTKSDLIVATAVAAMVGSFAMGTLANLPLALAPGMGANAYFTYNMVGFHGSGSIPYRTALAGVMMEGIIFFLLSAVGLRSRLARMIPRNIRLASAVGIGLFLAFTGLQANQGLGMVGASPSTLVTLTACSQTDPVTGACLGGTLHSPTFWLGVAGFLITATCLARDVKGAMIYGIVFVTAVSWIRGTSVTVFPDTAAGNAGFSYFKKVVDFHMIKTTAGQLSFGGFRHGSVWVAMLTLLYVDVLDTTSTMYSMAEYGGFTDGAGGFEGEYRAFLVDAGSTVLSAGLGSTTVTTYIESTAGIREGGRTGVTAVTVSAFFLASLFFSPLLMSVPPWAVGPSLVLVGAMMMRVAKEIEWGDMKEAIPAFVTMALMPLTFSIANGIIAGLAVYVALHWYDWAGLACGKVGKALDDRRRNQVAAATPEVGPAPAPAQDVV